The proteins below come from a single Lates calcarifer isolate ASB-BC8 linkage group LG11, TLL_Latcal_v3, whole genome shotgun sequence genomic window:
- the srebf1 gene encoding sterol regulatory element-binding protein 1 — protein MNSLSFDDPSLDNLDPTLSLNDPSDIDTALLSDIDDMLQLINNQDMEFGGLFDNPPYTGPPPTQELPGLTQSITSAAPPATTTTPSPSSSSSILSSSPHLDALLGPPITRSSSTPDKAFQPPTFQQSPLAQVPSSTPRQQPASPQQAQTLRQPQVEQPQPILSPTAPAQAASPHGSPGPSPVFSSTPQALFTSPAPQTPLQPQPQPQTQTQLQAQAQPQQARTNYSNQNNYTAGSPGNVSQPATSLPSSPPSVQPVAIQTQLQGLTTTSSLLATSASPPVQTIAPHVQQVPVLLQPQFIKAESLLLTTLKHDPCMVTTVASPTSLATTTTPVQSTSLQAFMGGGTILTTVPVMVDTEKLPINRIAISSKPAGQPHKGEKRTAHNAIEKRYRSSINDKIVELKDLVAGTEAKLNKSAVLRKAIDYIRYLQQANQKLKQENMALKMAAQKNKSLKDLVAMEVDGQSDVKNELPTPPASDVGSPTSFSHCGSDSEPDSPMGEDTKPNVGMLDGSAAGGSAGGMLDRSRMALCAFTFLFLSLNPLAALLCSSGSSSAGSTAATTTHHAGRSVLGVHIAADSWGWMDWMLPTILVWLLNGILVSGVLIRLLVYGEPVTRPHSGSSVLFWRHRKQADLDLARGDFAQASQNLWTCLKALGRPLPTSQLDLACAALWSLLRFCLQRLWVGRWLAARAGGLRSDRPLQEDACKSSRDAALVYHRLHQLHMTGKLNGSHLSAVHMALSAVNLAECSGSCLPVATLAEVYVSAALRVKASLPRILHFTSRVFLSSARQACLSSSGSVPPAMQWLCHPLGHRFFVDGDWAIRSTPKESIYSQAGNTVDPLAQVTQAFREHLLEKALYCVAQPHGEKSSSQGEGEYADALEYLQLLISASDAAGATSQSFAIGSNMATVTGCDPHSKWWSSVAVVIINWLQGDDAAAERLYPTVEHLPRSLQNAESLLPKACLNTFRAVRALLSKPENCQLSLSYSDKASALLRDSLNLGPHCHSSSLDKVIQLLLCDLLLVMRTNVWRLQQQGAGPAGSGLVGTSGPAGVHQASPPELQGFQQDLSSLRKLAHSFRPAMRRLFLHEATARLMAGASPTRTHQLLDRSLRRRATPGAKTEECETRPGQREQAEAVMLACRYLPPSFLSAPGQRVGMLADAARTLEKLGDKRTLHDCQQMIIKLGSGTTVTNS, from the exons ATGAACAGCCTATCCTTTGACGATCCCTCGTTGGATAATCTGGATCCTACACTGTCGCTAAATGACCCCAGCGATATTGACACGGCTCTCTTAAGCGACATTGATG atATGTTACAGCTCATCAACAACCAGGACATGGAGTTTGGAGGACTCTTTGATAACCCTCCATACACAGGGCCCCCTCCCACCCAAGAGCTTCCTGGTTTGACCCAGTCTATCACCTCAGCTGCCCCTccagccaccaccaccacaccctcaccttcatcctcctcttccatccTAAGCAGTAGCCCCCACCTGGATGCGCTCCTGGGACCCCCCATCACCCGCAGCTCTTCCACTCCAGACAAGGCCTTCCAGCCTCCCACTTTCCAGCAGTCCCCCTTGGCCCAGGTACCCAGCTCCACCCCACGGCAGCAGCCAGCCTCCCCGCAGCAGGCTCAGACCCTCAGACAGCCTCAGGTGGAACAGCCCCAACCCATTCTCAGCCCAACTGCACCGGCCCAGGCAGCTTCACCTCATGGCTCACCGGGACCGAGCCCGGTGTTCAGCTCCACGCCACAGGCTCTCTTCACCTCGCCTGCACCCCAGACTCCACTTCAGCCCcagccacagccacagacacagacacaacttCAGGCCCAGGCTCAGCCCCAACAAGCCCGGACCAACTACAGCAACCAGAACAACTACACAG CTGGCAGCCCCGGCAACGTGAGCCAACCCGCCACCAGTTTGCCATCCTCACCTCCAAGTGTTCAGCCAGTGGCCATCCAGACTCAGCTCCAAGGGCTgaccaccacctcctctctgctggccACGTCAGCAAGCCCACCTGTTCAAACCATCGCGCCCCATGTGCAGCAAGTACCC GTGCTGCTGCAGCCCCAGTTCATCAAGGctgagtctctgctgctgacCACTCTCAAGCATGACCCCTGCATGGTCACCACTGTGGCCTCTCCCACATCCCTGGCCACAACCACCACCCCAGTACAGAGCACTTCACTGCAG GCTTTCATGGGCGGTGGCACCATCCTGACCACGGTGCCGGTCATGGTGGACACTGAGAAGCTGCCTATCAACCGCATTGCCATCAGCAGTAAGCCGGCCGGCCAGCCCCACAAGGGTGAGAAACGCACTGCTCACAACGCCATCGAGAAGCGCTACCGCTCTTCCATCAATGACAAAATCGTGGAGCTCAAAGACCTGGTGGCTGGTACTGAGGCCAAG ctcaACAAGTCTGCAGTGCTGAGAAAAGCCATTGACTACATCCGTTACCTGCAGCAGGCTAATCAGAAACTCAAACAGGAGAACATGGCTCTTAAAATGGCAGCTCAGAAAAACA aGTCGCTCAAGGACCTGGTTGCCATGGAGGTAGATGGACAGTCTGATGTGAAGAACGAGCTGCCCACCCCCCCAGCTTCAGATGTGGGCTCCCCGACTTCTTTCTCACACTGTGGCAGTGACTCAGAGCCCGACAGCCCGATGGGGGAAGACACAAAG CCGAATGTGGGCATGTTGGACGGATCGGCAGCAGGCGGTAGTGCTGGCGGCATGTTAGACCGTTCCCGCATGGCGCTGTGCGCCTTCaccttccttttcctctctctcaacCCTCTGGCAGCTCTGCTGTGTTCATctggcagcagctcagctggAAGCACCGCAGCCACCACCACCCATCACGCAGGCAGGAGCGTTCTGGGTGTGCATATTGCTG CGGACTCATGGGGCTGGATGGACTGGATGCTACCAACTATACTTGTATGGCTACTCAATGGTATTCTGGTGTCTGGAGTTCTGATCCGTCTCTTGGTGTATGGAGAACCTGTAACCAGACCACACTCTGGatcctctgttctgttctggaGGCACCGCAAGCAGGCTGACCTGGACCTGGCTAGA GGGGATTTTGCTCAGGCTAGTCAGAACCTGTGGACCTGTCTTAAGGCTCTCGGTCGTCCCTTACCCACCTCTCAGTTGGACCTGGCTTGTGCTGCTTTGTGGTCTCTGCTAAGATTCTGCCTCCAGCGCCTCTGGGTGGGCCGCTGGCTGGCTGCCAGAGCTGGAGGGCTGCGATCCGACCGCCCCCTGCAGGAAGATGCCTGCAAGAGCAGCCGTGATGCTGCCCTAGTTTACCACCGCCTGCACCAGCTTCATATGACAG GTAAATTGAATGGTAGCCACCTGTCCGCAGTGCACATGGCTTTAAGTGCAGTGAACCTGGCAGAGTGTTCTGGCTCCTGTCTGCCTGTAGCCACTCTGGCTGAGGTCTACGTCTCTGCAGCTCTACGGGTCAAAGCCAGCCTGCCAAGGATCCTCCATTTCACCTCT CGTGTGTTCCTGAGCAGTGCCCGGCAGGCGTGCCTATCCTCCAGTGGCAGCGTACCTCCAGCCATGCAGTGGCTCTGTCACCCACTAGGTCACCGCTTCTTTGTGGATGGGGATTGGGCTATTCGCAGCACTCCTAAAGAAAGCATCTACAGCCAGGCTGGCAATACTG TGGATCCTCTGGCCCAGGTGACTCAGGCGTTCAGAGAGCACCTCTTGGAGAAGGCTCTGTACTGTGTCGCCCAGCCTCACGGAGAGAAAAGTTCCAGCCAGGGCGAGGG GGAGTATGCTGATGCCCTGGAGTACCTCCAGCTGCTGATTAGCGCATCAGATGCAGCCGGTGCCACATCCCAGTCCTTTGCGATCGGCTCCAACATGGCCACTGTGACTG GCTGTGACCCCCACTCCAAGTGGTGGTCCTCAGTCGCCGTGGTGATCATCAACTGGCTCCAAGGAGACGACGCTGCGGCGGAGAGACTGTATCCGACTGTTGAGCACCTGCCCCGCAGTTTGCAGAACGCAGA GAGTCTTCTGCCCAAGGCGTGTCTGAACACATTCAGGGCAGTCCGGGCTCTGCTGTCCAAGCCAGAAAACTGCCAGTTGAGTCTGAGCTACAGCGACAAGGCCAGCGCCCTGCTCCGAGACAGCCTCAACCTAGGACCACACTGCCACAGCTCCAGTTTAGACAag GTCATCCAGTTGCTCTTATGTGATCTGCTCTTGGTGATGAGGACCAACGTGTGGCGTCTGCAGCAGCAAGGGGCCGGTCCTGCAGGGTCTGGGCTGGTGGGTACCAGCGGCCCCGCGGGGGTCCACCAGGCCTCCCCGCCGGAGCTCCAAGGCTTTCAGCAAGATCTCAGTTCCCTGCGCAAACTGGCGCACAGCTTCAGACCTGCAATGCGAAGA TTGTTCCTccatgaagctacagccaggctGATGGCGGGGGCCAGTCCCACTCGCACGCATCAGCTCCTGGATCGCTCGCTGCGACGCAGAGCAACACCCGGAGCCaagacag AGGAGTGTGAGACGCGACCGGGCCAGCGGGAGCAGGCGGAGGCTGTGATGCTGGCGTGCCGCtaccttcctccctcctttctgtcGGCTCCCGGCCAAAGGGTGGGCATGTTGGCTGATGCGGCCCGCACCCTGGAGAAGCTGGGAGACAAGAGAACCCTGCACGACTGCCAGCAAATGATCATCAAGCTGGGCAGCGGCACCACCGTCACCAACAGctag